From the genome of Candidatus Eremiobacteraceae bacterium, one region includes:
- a CDS encoding TonB-dependent receptor — MGIKGLLRIAFLALVVMLVQGTWVLAGTTGSISGTVTDQTGAPVAGVKITATSPSQSASVTTDSKGFYSVLNLSPDTYSITASKTGFDVSTLYGLTVTADQNTNGDVKIHPTAAVLGHVTATAQAGVVSKTVTGDLYAVSATKMSGYQGSAGGAESLYSQNGVVGSLPGVVRAVGSGGTYNGQGTLSLRGGAYDQVGFELEGIPLNRGFDFYNSTALATNGLASIEVYTGGAPADSGRAMSGFINGTIQRGRYPGGAEFDGSFGGQAFAHALHIAMFGGTPDNRFSYYISTLSNDQAYLYGDRGNQDNHQFSIPANDPGCAYVTGNFGGALNCAVGHTLNVPMGASFFTNNPLPYNQSRDTTANLHWTLTHNGLSDDVQALAVMGATGGPFPYSGANLDPNFYGYETGGGVDPVSGRLLWPIGNPYTGGLNTPYDPTKLGTYTWPTAGNSKGAIPAGFFDSQSTVYNIEKLGYTRSLTDTSFVRLFAYSLFSAWNLDEPTEGLNGGTFYQLHDNATGLSLNYQNQLNRQNLIKFDADYSKDLTLRYNYANWLVSRNTGLGVNAGGAYATCGNLAVFTSLAPCATPGDNVAQINAPYAYWSSTTPITTDAVLADTFKPSDKLNFDLGLRYDQFKFGLMPLQITGANGLAEMAQNQDGICLYGYAYAPSEPCNGFLTTYAADSVANPPKNISPGQANWQNVSGSLVYNEFSPRFGVTYAADPSNVFRASVGRYVQPPNSAFEEYRAGPQWGPGDTVAVLNRFYGGLGFLAVHNVQPEDSTNYDISYEHDFSGGLSFKVTPYARVTRGQVLNLPVNPTQPSFVTGYNFGNAKISGSEFLLQKNRTSENGLTATLAGTYTDSKIRFGPAANGVSIIDLINKQIALYNTNNGTHYAMEDPNAYYAPSFTQAPPASSSYDVKWVWNLNLDERMNGWDFSPSFNYQSGNPYGDPLDFGGNPDPYTHTFDAFGSLTGPSWVTMNMGISHDLSSKSKVGVLFTNLFTSVSNHGYPWEYPTKDQVIGYGSNPFYTLNAGISPGYIGESYYPYVPTAVSPYHQILVQYSTKM; from the coding sequence ATGGGTATCAAGGGCCTACTCCGAATCGCTTTTCTGGCGCTCGTCGTCATGCTGGTCCAGGGAACATGGGTTCTGGCCGGCACCACGGGTTCCATCAGCGGTACGGTAACGGACCAGACAGGCGCCCCAGTAGCGGGCGTCAAGATCACGGCGACATCGCCGTCACAAAGCGCTAGCGTGACCACGGATTCGAAAGGTTTCTACTCGGTTCTCAACCTTTCGCCCGACACGTATAGCATCACAGCTTCCAAGACCGGATTCGATGTCAGCACGCTGTACGGTCTCACCGTCACAGCCGACCAGAACACGAACGGCGATGTGAAGATCCATCCGACCGCTGCAGTGCTCGGTCACGTCACCGCGACGGCGCAAGCCGGCGTGGTCTCGAAGACCGTCACCGGCGACTTGTATGCCGTCAGCGCGACAAAGATGAGCGGCTACCAAGGCTCTGCCGGCGGTGCCGAATCACTGTACAGCCAGAATGGCGTCGTCGGCTCGCTGCCGGGCGTCGTGCGTGCGGTGGGTTCGGGCGGAACGTATAACGGCCAGGGCACATTGAGCCTGCGCGGCGGCGCGTACGACCAGGTCGGCTTTGAGCTGGAAGGCATTCCGCTCAACCGCGGCTTCGACTTCTATAACAGCACCGCGCTTGCCACCAATGGTCTGGCGAGCATCGAAGTGTACACCGGCGGCGCACCGGCCGATTCAGGCCGCGCGATGTCGGGCTTCATCAACGGCACGATTCAGCGCGGCCGCTATCCGGGCGGCGCAGAATTCGACGGCTCGTTCGGCGGACAAGCGTTCGCACACGCGCTGCACATCGCGATGTTCGGCGGCACGCCGGACAACCGTTTCAGCTACTACATCTCCACGCTGTCGAACGACCAAGCGTATCTCTATGGCGATCGCGGCAACCAGGACAACCATCAGTTCAGCATTCCGGCAAACGATCCGGGCTGCGCGTACGTCACCGGCAACTTCGGCGGCGCGCTGAATTGCGCGGTTGGCCATACGCTCAACGTACCGATGGGCGCCTCGTTCTTCACCAACAACCCGCTGCCGTACAACCAGTCGCGCGACACGACGGCGAACTTGCACTGGACGCTGACCCACAACGGTCTGTCGGACGATGTGCAGGCCCTTGCAGTCATGGGCGCGACCGGCGGTCCGTTCCCGTACTCCGGCGCCAATCTCGACCCGAATTTCTACGGATACGAGACGGGCGGCGGTGTCGACCCGGTGTCCGGACGCCTTCTATGGCCTATCGGCAATCCGTATACCGGTGGGCTGAACACGCCGTATGACCCGACGAAGCTCGGCACGTACACGTGGCCGACGGCAGGCAATTCGAAGGGGGCCATTCCGGCAGGGTTCTTCGATAGCCAGAGCACGGTCTACAACATCGAGAAACTCGGCTACACGCGTTCGCTGACCGACACGTCGTTCGTCAGACTGTTCGCGTACTCGCTGTTCTCAGCGTGGAACCTCGACGAGCCGACGGAAGGCTTGAACGGCGGCACGTTCTACCAGCTGCACGATAACGCCACCGGTCTTTCGCTCAACTACCAGAATCAGCTCAACCGGCAGAACCTCATCAAGTTCGACGCCGACTACTCCAAGGACCTGACGCTACGCTACAATTACGCCAACTGGTTGGTCTCGCGCAACACAGGCCTCGGCGTGAACGCCGGCGGCGCCTACGCCACGTGCGGAAACCTTGCGGTCTTCACATCGTTGGCGCCATGCGCTACGCCGGGCGATAACGTCGCACAGATCAACGCGCCGTATGCGTACTGGTCCAGCACGACACCGATCACCACGGACGCGGTTCTGGCCGACACGTTCAAACCGAGCGACAAGCTCAACTTCGACCTCGGCCTGCGCTACGATCAATTCAAGTTCGGCCTTATGCCCCTACAGATCACCGGCGCGAACGGACTGGCCGAAATGGCTCAGAACCAGGATGGCATCTGCCTCTACGGTTATGCATATGCCCCGTCCGAGCCGTGCAACGGATTCTTGACGACCTACGCGGCCGATTCAGTCGCGAATCCGCCCAAGAATATCTCGCCGGGTCAAGCGAACTGGCAGAACGTAAGCGGCTCGCTCGTGTACAACGAGTTCAGCCCGCGCTTCGGCGTGACGTATGCCGCGGATCCGTCGAACGTCTTCCGCGCGTCGGTCGGACGCTACGTCCAACCGCCGAACTCGGCGTTCGAAGAATACCGAGCGGGCCCGCAGTGGGGACCCGGCGACACGGTCGCCGTGCTGAACCGCTTCTATGGCGGTCTAGGCTTCCTCGCGGTGCACAACGTGCAGCCTGAGGACAGCACCAACTACGACATCTCCTACGAACACGACTTCAGCGGCGGCTTGTCGTTCAAGGTCACACCGTACGCGCGCGTGACGCGCGGCCAGGTGCTGAACCTGCCCGTCAACCCGACGCAGCCGTCGTTCGTCACCGGTTACAACTTCGGCAACGCGAAGATCAGTGGATCCGAGTTCTTGCTGCAGAAGAACCGCACGAGCGAGAACGGTCTGACCGCGACGCTTGCCGGCACCTACACGGATTCCAAGATCCGCTTCGGTCCGGCGGCCAACGGCGTGTCGATCATCGACCTGATCAATAAGCAGATCGCCCTCTACAATACCAACAACGGCACGCACTACGCGATGGAAGATCCGAATGCGTATTATGCGCCGTCGTTCACGCAAGCGCCGCCCGCGAGCAGCTCGTACGACGTGAAGTGGGTGTGGAACCTCAACCTCGACGAACGCATGAACGGTTGGGACTTCTCACCATCCTTCAACTACCAGTCGGGCAATCCGTATGGCGATCCGCTTGACTTCGGCGGCAATCCGGATCCGTACACGCACACGTTCGATGCCTTCGGTTCGCTGACCGGTCCGTCGTGGGTGACCATGAACATGGGCATCTCACACGACCTCTCGAGCAAGTCGAAAGTCGGCGTGCTGTTCACGAACCTCTTCACCTCGGTCAGCAACCACGGCTATCCGTGGGAGTATCCGACCAAAGATCAGGTGATCGGTTACGGCAGCAACCCGTTCTACACGCTCAACGCCGGCATCAGCCCCGGTTACATCGGCGAGTCGTACTACCCGTACGTCCCGACCGCAGTCTCGCCGTACCACCAGATCCTCGTGCAATACTCGACGAAGATGTAA
- a CDS encoding TonB-dependent receptor produces SLEVGGATPDRNFTYFVGVGTYHQSFRYFDESNGAGITQQWGTPAARLPCPGNATDENFASCYPNGNGPGGYALAAPVDSVNVSDVWDSENIVNLHFGLPHRNDAGKDDIQLLYDNSYLHNNYYGSASDWGVTTPGLLQNLNGAPVFGYLSGPGIGAQYLGKVGVALGAGVTAAQLSAMVNPYYFPYNPDSTKPSPYFGGALAAIDPNHRDGTENPNSIIKLQYQKNIGTSSYFRIYGYTNYSEWPQTCPNTAWTNFVGYCPLNYYVQTTTNGVSASYASQINDKNLINVEVGDTYAHDYRANDTTMVNGGNRPFLWAVNSSAPTSGVCYTAAGLAVSCYSANADKVTLGNITPATLTLPASCGTGSCEWFVAENGRRGGGNQADPTFLSGSITDQWKPTGQLLFNYGVRFDSFRYKLSDTGGSARNFWFNSYNNSFCVSPTAGSTPAYNPANDTGANQPCPAGTVAVHLTNLPNDTVTYNVFQPRIGGTYTINPDNVIRFSYGRYTQAPNTAYEQYNLLQQDLASYDGNNFWKFGFTTTTHQIRPPTSNNYDLSLEHQSGDVSFKLTPFLRQTKDQIQNFFLDQKTGFVSGLNAGSQTSDGVEFELTKGDFNHNGLSGLLSVTFTRSLIKYSALQNGGSVLSTDNQAIQQYNDFTKACAGVGPSTNPNSLCGVAGGVGTAIPTEPNGIANPYYNAPARPLLDLNGAYLPFSTIPGVVEAASGSYETPLAATLVLNFKANKLAISPQFQYFEGGYYGDPLTGTGVDPSTCTANLAGTVAGDPRYKYGGTGTPFDALSCTGLVPTPDPFTGNFDSLGAFRAPNQLLMHMQVSYDVSPRVALTLNLANIVNTCTGGTSEPWTRFANHNVCGYTLPGYGAPLPYGSNVYNPGSTFQPMVQYPYQENPTIQPFNAFLGVKIKL; encoded by the coding sequence GTCTCTTGAAGTCGGCGGCGCCACGCCGGATCGCAACTTCACCTACTTCGTCGGTGTCGGCACGTATCATCAATCGTTCCGCTACTTCGACGAGAGCAACGGCGCCGGTATCACGCAGCAGTGGGGAACACCCGCGGCGCGTCTGCCATGCCCGGGCAATGCCACGGACGAGAACTTCGCCAGCTGCTACCCGAACGGCAACGGCCCTGGCGGCTATGCGCTCGCGGCGCCCGTGGACAGCGTCAACGTTTCAGACGTGTGGGATAGCGAGAACATCGTCAACCTGCATTTCGGCCTGCCGCACCGCAACGACGCCGGCAAGGACGACATCCAGCTGCTGTACGACAACTCATATCTGCACAACAACTACTACGGCTCCGCATCGGACTGGGGCGTAACAACTCCGGGTCTACTGCAGAATCTGAATGGCGCCCCGGTGTTCGGCTATTTGAGCGGACCCGGCATCGGCGCGCAGTATCTGGGCAAAGTCGGCGTAGCGCTCGGCGCGGGCGTCACTGCCGCTCAGCTCTCCGCGATGGTCAACCCCTACTACTTCCCCTACAATCCGGATAGCACGAAGCCGTCGCCGTATTTCGGCGGTGCGTTGGCCGCGATCGACCCCAACCATCGCGACGGCACGGAGAACCCGAACTCGATCATCAAGCTGCAATACCAGAAGAACATCGGTACCTCATCGTATTTCCGCATCTATGGCTATACGAACTACTCGGAATGGCCGCAGACTTGCCCGAACACGGCGTGGACCAACTTCGTCGGGTATTGCCCGCTCAACTATTACGTGCAGACGACCACCAACGGCGTCAGCGCGTCGTATGCGAGCCAGATCAACGACAAGAACCTGATCAACGTGGAAGTCGGCGATACGTATGCGCACGATTACCGCGCGAACGACACCACCATGGTCAACGGCGGCAATCGGCCGTTCCTGTGGGCTGTCAACTCGAGCGCTCCGACGAGCGGCGTGTGCTACACAGCGGCCGGACTTGCCGTGAGCTGCTACAGCGCGAATGCAGACAAGGTGACGCTGGGCAACATCACCCCCGCGACCCTGACTCTGCCGGCGAGCTGCGGCACGGGATCGTGCGAGTGGTTCGTGGCCGAAAACGGACGTCGCGGCGGCGGCAACCAAGCCGATCCGACGTTCCTTTCCGGTTCGATCACGGATCAATGGAAGCCGACGGGACAACTGCTGTTCAACTACGGCGTTCGTTTCGACAGCTTCCGTTACAAGCTCTCGGACACGGGCGGATCCGCGCGCAACTTCTGGTTCAACTCGTATAACAACAGCTTCTGCGTGTCGCCCACCGCAGGCAGCACCCCTGCCTACAACCCGGCGAACGACACCGGAGCAAACCAGCCGTGCCCAGCGGGAACGGTTGCGGTGCATCTCACGAACCTGCCCAACGACACGGTCACGTATAACGTGTTCCAGCCGCGTATCGGCGGCACGTACACGATCAACCCCGACAACGTGATCCGCTTCAGCTACGGCAGATACACGCAGGCGCCGAACACCGCCTACGAGCAGTACAACCTGCTGCAGCAAGATCTCGCGTCGTACGACGGCAACAACTTCTGGAAGTTCGGGTTCACGACCACGACGCACCAGATCCGTCCGCCGACGTCGAATAACTACGATCTTTCGTTGGAGCATCAGAGCGGCGACGTGAGCTTCAAGCTCACACCGTTCCTGCGCCAGACGAAAGACCAGATCCAGAACTTCTTCTTGGATCAGAAGACGGGCTTCGTCTCGGGACTCAACGCCGGTAGCCAGACCTCAGACGGCGTCGAGTTCGAACTGACGAAGGGCGACTTCAACCACAACGGGTTGTCCGGACTGCTCTCCGTCACGTTCACGCGCAGCTTGATCAAGTACAGCGCGCTGCAGAACGGCGGCAGCGTGCTCAGCACCGACAACCAGGCGATCCAACAGTACAACGACTTCACGAAGGCCTGCGCGGGCGTCGGACCATCGACGAACCCGAACTCGCTTTGCGGAGTAGCCGGCGGCGTCGGTACCGCGATTCCGACCGAGCCGAACGGCATCGCCAACCCGTACTACAATGCGCCGGCGCGGCCGCTGCTCGACCTGAACGGCGCCTACTTGCCGTTCAGCACCATCCCGGGTGTGGTCGAAGCCGCTTCGGGCTCCTACGAAACACCACTGGCGGCGACGCTCGTGTTGAACTTCAAAGCCAATAAGCTCGCCATCTCGCCGCAGTTCCAATACTTCGAAGGCGGCTACTATGGCGATCCGCTCACTGGCACCGGCGTTGATCCTTCGACTTGCACGGCCAACCTAGCCGGCACCGTCGCAGGCGATCCGCGCTACAAGTACGGCGGCACGGGCACTCCGTTCGATGCACTATCGTGCACCGGCTTAGTTCCCACGCCGGATCCGTTCACCGGCAACTTCGACAGCCTGGGCGCGTTCAGAGCTCCGAACCAGCTCCTGATGCACATGCAGGTCTCGTATGACGTGAGCCCGCGAGTTGCGCTGACGCTCAACTTGGCGAACATCGTCAATACGTGCACCGGCGGAACATCGGAGCCGTGGACTCGCTTCGCGAACCACAACGTGTGCGGCTATACCCTGCCGGGCTACGGCGCGCCGCTCCCGTACGGCTCGAACGTCTACAACCCGGGTTCGACCTTCCAACCGATGGTCCAGTACCCGTATCAGGAGAACCCGACGATCCAACCGTTCAATGCGTTCTTGGGTGTGAAGATCAAACTCTGA